In the genome of Bombus affinis isolate iyBomAffi1 chromosome 7, iyBomAffi1.2, whole genome shotgun sequence, one region contains:
- the LOC126918380 gene encoding uncharacterized protein LOC126918380, which yields MGKRVAQLERAILFTKLSVALTCSWPPSPLATKNRLLLFNALWCTAFASSVALFLPLLAAIYEYYKSPIILGKTVSLASAVAQVVIKMIICRLQQRRFQMLYFDMENFCKHATKTERMVLERYVDKYKYFHCIYILWSFITTAFVICGPLYSSQTFPTHAIYPFSVKHQPYNSLIFFHQSLVGFQASSGMGIDTQVALLLRYATARFELLGIQLRNAKTNSEFNVCIQKHIDLLRYTKEIRLSIKYLVLATIATTTIAVIFGSLNLIANQPLILKTLYATVVFSASVELFMYAWPADGMMRMSARTATSVYDTAWYNRDISVQRKVLRIILRSQKLETIGISGIVPQLSLSHYAKYLYTSLSYFNALRIMVGDPSPL from the exons ATGGGAAAACGAGTTGCACAGTTAGAGAGAGCGATTTTATTCACGAAACTCAGCGTCGCTTTGACGTGTTCCTGGCCGCCTTCTCCTTTAGCAACTAAAAATCGGCTTCTGTTATTTAATGCATTATGGTGTACGGCGTTTGCTAGTTCTGTGGCGTTATTTTTACCATTGTTGGCCGCGATTTACGAGTACTACAAAAGTCCTATTATTCTTGGAAAAACAGTGAGTCTTGCCTCGGCTGTTGCCCAAGTGGTAATCAAAATGATAATATGCCGTTTGCAGCAGAGACGTTTTCAA ATGTTGTACTTCGATATGGAAAATTTCTGCAAGCATGCCACTAAAACGGAAAGAATGGTCCTGGAGCGATACGtggataaatataaatatttccattgcatttacATACTATGGTCTTTCATAACCACGGCTTTCGTTATATGTGGCCCATTATACTCGTCTCAAACGTTTCCCACGCATGCGATATATCCGTTTTCAGTGAAGCACCAACCATATAATAGTCTAATTTTCTTTCATCAATCGTTGGTTGGTTTCCAAGCATCGTCAGGTATGGGCATCGATACTCAAGTTGCTCTTCTTTTACGATACGCAACTGCCAGGTTCGAGCTTTTAGGAATTCAATTACGCAACGCGAAGACCAACAGTGAGTTCAATGTCTGCATACAGAAACATATTGATCTTTTAAG GTATACGAAAGAAATCCGCCTATCTATCAAGTATCTAGTTCTGGCGACAATCGCAACAACTACTATCGCAGTGATTTTTGGTAGCTTAAACTTAATCGCA aatcaaCCGTTAATTTTGAAAACTCTATACGCTACCGTAGTGTTCAGTGCCAGCGTGGAACTTTTCATGTACGCTTGGCCAGCCGATGGAATGATGCGTATG AGTGCGAGAACTGCTACAAGCGTTTACGACACGGCTTGGTATAACAGAGATATCAGCGTGCAAAGGAAAGTATTGCGCATTATTTTGAGATCTCAAAAACTTGAAACTATCGGGATTAGCGGTATTGTACCGCAACTTTCGCTGTCTCATTACGCGAAG TATCTATACACATCTTTATCGTACTTTAACGCACTGCGTATTATGGTCGGAGATCCATCTCCACTTTAA